A part of Cannabis sativa cultivar Pink pepper isolate KNU-18-1 chromosome 6, ASM2916894v1, whole genome shotgun sequence genomic DNA contains:
- the LOC133039221 gene encoding uncharacterized protein LOC133039221 codes for MYKKTQKQQSLNKEIAIRGEEPSRRRAGNQRNSPMIESEGELKETEPLQILVQSNGHWDDNRNYVDYESSGELISTKCTFEELMRIMMEELQCNHESTQLQLKYQLKEGGQPLQIKDDKSLLFYIKLLTKEVDFTRYPLCVNKTSNTAPPNQTMVWNNMIMESYENNAAQEDLQQPGNNTATTSKQQLSAQTMGSGEVDAFFLETVTVSSNQPYNNRTTTREKTTTVDEDFDFTDYAKLVAAKWYGQLENNREEEEEVDNTK; via the exons atgtacaaaaaaactcaaaaacaacaatCATTGAACAAAGAAATCGCGATCAGAGGAGAAGAACCGAGTAGAAGGAGAGCTGGAAATCAAAGAAACTCACCCATGATTGAATCAGAAGGAGAATTGAAg GAAACGGAACCATTACAAATATTGGTGCAGAGCAATGGGCATTGGGATGACAACAGAAACTATGTTGATTATGAATCAAGTGGAGAATTAATTTCGACCAAGTGCACTTTTGAGGAACTAATGAGAATAATGATGGAAGAACTCCAATGCAACCATGAATCAACACAACTACAACTGAAATATCAACTGAAGGAAGGAGGCCAACCACTACAaatcaaggatgacaaaagtctGTTGTTCTACATAAAGCTATTAACGAAGGAGGTTGATTTCACAAGGTACCCATTGTGTGTGAACAAAACCAGTAACACGGCACCACCTAACCAAACAATGGTGTGGAACAATATGATCATGGAATCGTATGAGAACAACGCAGCACAGGAAGACTTGCAGCAACCTGGAAACAACACGGCAACAACTTCCAAGCAACAACTATCTGCGCAGACGATGGGATCTGGTGAAGTTGATGCATTTTTCCTAGAAACAGTAACAGTGTCATCGAATCAACCATACAACAACCGGACAACAACGAGAGAAAAAACTACGACGGTAGATGAAGATTTTGACTTCACCGACTATGCAAAGCTTGTGGCTGCGAAATGGTACGGACAACTAGAAAACAACcgggaagaagaagaggaagtggacAACACGAAATGA